The Bubalus bubalis isolate 160015118507 breed Murrah chromosome 16, NDDB_SH_1, whole genome shotgun sequence genome window below encodes:
- the LOC102392688 gene encoding olfactory receptor 4C16-like: MQLNNNVTEFILLGLTQDPVRKKIVFTTFLIFYLGTLLGNFLIITTIKTSRALGSPMYFFLFHLSLSDTCFSTCIAPRMIADALLKNATISFNECIVQVFSFHFFGCLEIFILVLMAVDRYVAICKPLHYMAIMNHRVCGVLVAVAWVGSCVHSSAQIFLALSLPFCGPNVIDHYLCDLQPLLQLACTDTYVTNLLLVSNSGAICTVSFVMLMFSYAIILHSLRNHSAEGKKKALSTCISHIIVVIFFFGPCIFIYTSPATTFSMDKMIAVFYTLGTPLINPLIYTLRNAEVKNAMRVLWSKKLVSDDKR; this comes from the coding sequence ATGCAGCTGAATAATAATGTGACTGAGTTTATTCTGCTTGGGTTGACACAAGATCCTGTTAGGAAGAAAATAGTGTTTACCACTTTCTTGATTTTCTATTTGGGGACCTTGTTGGGGAACTTTCTGATTATTACTACCATCAAGACCAGCAGGGCACTTGGGAGTCcaatgtatttcttccttttccatttatctttgtctgataCCTGCTTCTCTACATGCATAGCCCCTAGGATGATTGCAGATGCCCTTTTGAAGAATGCCACTATCTCTTTCAATGAGTGCATAGTCCAAgttttttcattccatttctttgGCTGCCTGGAGATCTTCATCCTTGTCCTCATGGCTgttgaccgctatgtggccatctgtaagccCCTGCACTATATGGCCATCATGAATCATCGAGTCTGTGGTGTGTTGGTGGCTGTGGCTTGGGTGGGGTCCTGTGTGCATTCTTCAGCTCAGATTTTTCTGGCCCTGAGTTTACCTTTCTGTGGTCCCAATGTGATTGATCATTATCTATGTGACCTGCAGCCTTTGTTACAACTTGCCTGTACAGACACCTATGTGACCAACCTACTCTTGGTGTCCAACAGCGGGGCCATCTGTACAGTGAGTTTTGTTATGCTGATGTTCTCCTATGCTATCATCTTACATTCTCTGAGAAACCACAGTGCTGAGGGGAAGAAAAAAGCCCTCTccacctgcatctcccacatcaTTGTGGTCATCTTTTTCTTTGGTCCTTGCATATTTATATACACTAGCCCTGCAACCACCTTCTCCATGGATAAGATGATAGCTGTGTTTTACACACTTGGAACACCTTTGATCAACCCTCTGATTTATACACTGAGGAATGCAGAAGTGAAAAATGCCATGAGGGTGTTATGGAGCAAGAAGCTGGTCTCAGATGACAAAAGATGA